Proteins found in one Legionella pneumophila subsp. pascullei genomic segment:
- a CDS encoding DMT family transporter, with translation MFSPRYKGILYLSLSSIILSAANPVIAKLIILGNEHLVNGRNPISFCNVLFAGNLVALLTLIVIHFRDLKNFKPEHLTGKNWCLLSLAALFAGFLTPTLFFFGLMYASVINVILISNLQIPMTLLAGWIFFGEVPNTRVTVGAFLATLGIFAIVFLQYWLTVSVNHAPTPGVKTGLLYPFFSSIPHVGEICIFLAVISSTSSTIIGFHALRRLPDYVFGILRMLLGVVFFFFIAIILFGWSHFSDLFSPFLWKWMLFYGSVIVALRYYFDMLGTKYASIAEIAISSSLVPLISIIFTYFILGEVPGISQIIGGGLILFGIYVALTGKLQSLKQTKVLEKPSGFSGV, from the coding sequence ATGTTTTCACCCAGATATAAGGGAATATTGTATTTATCTTTAAGCTCTATCATATTAAGTGCAGCCAATCCGGTTATAGCAAAACTGATCATACTTGGTAATGAACATTTGGTGAATGGCCGTAATCCAATATCCTTTTGTAACGTGCTTTTTGCAGGAAACCTTGTTGCCTTACTCACTTTAATTGTAATTCATTTTAGAGATCTCAAGAATTTTAAACCAGAACATTTAACAGGAAAAAATTGGTGTTTGCTCTCGCTCGCGGCTTTATTTGCAGGTTTTTTAACCCCTACTTTATTTTTCTTTGGATTGATGTATGCCAGTGTGATTAATGTTATTCTTATTTCAAATTTGCAGATCCCCATGACTTTATTGGCTGGCTGGATCTTTTTTGGTGAGGTGCCTAATACTCGAGTTACTGTTGGGGCTTTTTTGGCCACTTTGGGTATATTCGCAATAGTTTTTCTGCAGTATTGGTTAACTGTTTCAGTTAACCATGCTCCAACCCCTGGAGTTAAAACAGGTCTTCTTTATCCCTTTTTTAGTTCTATTCCTCATGTAGGTGAAATTTGCATTTTTTTAGCCGTGATTTCGAGTACTTCTTCAACTATTATTGGCTTTCATGCGCTTAGAAGATTGCCTGATTATGTATTTGGTATACTTCGAATGTTGCTAGGAGTAGTTTTTTTCTTTTTTATCGCAATTATTTTGTTTGGGTGGAGCCACTTTTCGGACTTGTTCTCACCATTTTTATGGAAGTGGATGTTATTTTATGGAAGTGTTATTGTTGCTCTGCGATATTATTTTGATATGCTAGGCACGAAGTATGCGAGTATTGCCGAAATAGCGATTAGCTCATCATTAGTTCCCTTAATATCTATAATTTTTACCTATTTTATTCTGGGAGAAGTTCCAGGTATTTCTCAAATCATTGGGGGAGGTTTGATTTTATTCGGTATATATGTTGCATTAACCGGGAAATTACAATCCCTTAAGCAAACCAAAGTTTTAGAAAAACCTTCCGGTTTTTCTGGTGTTTAG
- a CDS encoding esterase/lipase family protein, producing MGHSIINKRRSIKIILMIFFGIVTFAKAYAYSPDTSNPIQINRSSGEMNSRHRGEVIVLIHGLMRTYVSMKPLKSYLEARGYQVYLYKYPSAKYNIQEHGVYLNQFIASILENNPAIKIHFVTHSLGGIIVREALSKLPQKQLKHVGYLIMLAPPNQGSKLAKLSIKLFPMITYFIKPLAELSSEQTSYVHRVPVPDIKMGIIAGRFDAKVPPDYARLQGQTEQVIINNTHTFIMYDSKVKKLVLSFLEKGKFE from the coding sequence GTGGGTCATTCCATTATCAATAAAAGGCGAAGTATAAAAATAATTCTGATGATATTTTTTGGAATAGTTACATTTGCCAAGGCTTATGCTTATTCCCCAGATACCAGCAATCCAATACAGATAAATCGTTCTTCAGGTGAAATGAACTCCAGGCATCGTGGAGAGGTTATTGTACTAATTCATGGATTAATGCGTACCTACGTGAGTATGAAACCATTAAAATCATATCTGGAAGCTCGGGGATATCAGGTCTATTTGTACAAATACCCCTCCGCCAAATACAATATTCAAGAGCATGGAGTGTATTTAAATCAATTTATTGCATCAATACTCGAGAATAATCCGGCAATAAAAATTCATTTTGTTACTCATAGTCTTGGTGGCATTATTGTAAGGGAAGCGTTATCCAAATTGCCTCAGAAACAATTAAAACACGTAGGTTATCTCATTATGTTGGCTCCTCCTAATCAAGGCTCTAAGCTGGCAAAGTTATCCATTAAATTATTTCCGATGATTACCTACTTCATAAAACCTTTGGCTGAATTAAGTTCCGAGCAAACATCCTATGTGCACCGTGTTCCTGTACCTGATATCAAAATGGGGATAATCGCTGGGCGGTTTGATGCCAAAGTTCCGCCAGACTATGCTCGTTTGCAGGGACAAACAGAGCAAGTCATTATTAACAATACCCATACTTTTATTATGTATGATTCAAAAGTAAAAAAACTTGTTCTGAGTTTTTTAGAAAAAGGGAAGTTTGAATAG